The following DNA comes from Castanea sativa cultivar Marrone di Chiusa Pesio chromosome 10, ASM4071231v1.
ttgtttttcaaaaccTCCCTTAAAACCATTGTTTGCTCGGATCCAATCCCCATATTGCCTATGATTTTCAGGCCTACTTTGATCCCCAGAGCAGTGTTTCTCATCATGACCCAAAACTCCacaaataaagcaaaaattaGGAAGCCTTTCATATTTGAATGTAACCCAATATTTACCTCTTTCTGAATTGACAATATTTCCACCTCTTCTCAGAGGCTTATCAATGGGTATATCCACTTGTATTCGCAAAAATTTTGCTTGTTCAGCCAACCAAGAACGCCTGTCTAACTCAATTTACTTCCCCAACTTGCTTCCGAGATCCTTCCCAACTTCTTCTGTCATACTTTTAAAGGGAAGACCCCATATTTGAATCCAAAACGGAGAGTGAGTAAACGAGATATTGTCAACTGACAGACCTTTTCTCCACCTACATAGGAGTAGGAGATTATTGTAAAAATTCCAAGGACCGTTTCTCTCTACCCACTCCATTTGATAGCTTGAACTGGAAACCATTTTTTCCCACATCTATAATCCTTAAATCCGAACCCATCTTCCAAGCAGATCTTAGAGTGGATTTAAGAGCTCGTATATTTTGATGTCTATCTGCTAAAAGTCGACCAAAGAGACTCAGCGCGCACTCTTCCGAGAGGTCTGATCTACTAGCGGTTGCTATGGAGatttcttcctcctcttctttAGTGAGCTGAAGATGTTGAATCCCATCAATGATTACTTGATCCATTTCAACGAGGGGTTTAACCCAAGCCTTGCGGGCTACTTGAGACCCAAAAGGAACCCGTATTAGAAAAGGGAGAGAAGACTTGTGCTAAGGCAAGAGAGAGTGGCTCCTACTAAGGGAGAGTACACTGATGCTAATGCCACTTACTTCTATCTAGAGCTCCTAtgttaaaattaatatgataCTAACAGTCTAACAGCTTCATTAATATGTTTTAACGAATATGGATAGAGTGTTTAGGTTGTCATTGTCTATAAACATTAAGCAACAATATTAAAGGATTCATAGAGTCCAAAATGTTTCTAAAGCACGTGACTATATATGTTtacatatttaaatatttaaataaggttaaaaaaatcaaatcaacatAAGATTTAAAGCATAAGGTTGATAAAGAAGGTGGGAATTTTAGGATAGTAGGAGTAGttattaaaatctaaaataatattatgGTCATCAAACTCATAAAAGTCAATTACGGATTGCTAACATAGAAGATGGTTGTACGTGCGTACTTCTCACACGTCCAGACAACACTACCAAGTAGTAACTACCTAAAAGAATTAACATATTCAAATTacaagagaattttttttttttttgggtatccTTTAAATTTCATGATAGTTATCAACTACTACTCTACTAGTAATCTTCAGCAATGAAAGCTAAACGAGTGGAGCCCTTCACAAATGGATCATACACTACGTCACTCCAGATACCCGCATGCCCAGTTGTTAACTATTAATGATGGGTGCGTGGAATATACTCCTTGCTAAGGATGAAGAGAATATGCTTGGAGTTGTGCCCTACTGCCCTTTAATTGGATTATTAAACACTCTTAGGAACTGTTTGGGATccatttattttgctgaaactaaattttttttattgaaagtattgtagataaaagtaaaaattagttgaaatagtacaatgagacccgtgaatagtactaaaaaatgCCGTAAAACCTATggataatagcaaaaataagctgaatagtaaaataaattgacataaataatttttgccaaacagacaCTTAATCAATAAGTAGgggcataatattttttacGACTACTAATATGACTTCATATGAttggtgtataataaaagtgGGGTTCGTAGTGGACTTAGATGAAAGTGAAATATTGTTCTAATCACAACAAATAATGTTAACagttgtgataaaaaaaattacgatAAATGTTGTATCTCAAACTTTATCCTATTAGTTATAATGGccaatttcacaattttctatAAAGATGTAAATTGAATGCTTTTATATTTCATGTGTTTCATTAAATTCTAGtggaactctttttttttttatatatatatatatacaagatagaaattctaccctagcttaatctaagtgtatatgtgtgcgaAGCTCTCTCTTAGATACTTGAACTCCAACCCTTACCCCCCTCCAcacctcacaaacacttatacttatggagtgaccattgcaTTAAGGGCGTACAGTGGTCTAATGAAACTCTTATATTGCATGCTtcacattaataaaaaaaaaaaatctaaattacaatTATTGCAGATTGACAGAACCCTTGCAGACCATGGTCACACATGAGATACAGATATAAAGATGTAAATTGAATGCTTTTATATTGCATTTGTTTCATTAAATTCTAATGAAACTCTTATATATATTGCACGCTTTACATTAATTGAACAGAATAATCTAAATTACAATTATTGCAGATTGACAGAACCCTTGCAGACCATGATCACAGATGTGATACAGACCTCTTACATCGCTTTACCAAAAGTTCATTTTGAGGCCCCTTCAAATTGATCCCTCAGCAAGTCGTACTTCTTAAGCTCAGACATGGAGATGGAAGGAGACAGCTCATCTAGGACCTGAGAAATCAGGACAAAATTCAGACATAATTAGTTCCAGAAAATGGTTCTACAACCAAGTTTTGTTGTTTAAATTGAATGGTAAGCAACATTGATGTAGATGTACTCAACTCATTAAAACCTTGGAAAAATGTCTGTCACATGTGAATTGGTAAGGCATAATTTCAATTGATAAGTATGCTTTGATCAAAATTATTGGTCTAAGATATTGTAAAGTTTGTACTACCAAATATTTCAGACGCAAAATGGAAAGATCATATTAGATAGCCAATACTTATGGTTGTTCAATGTGAGTATTCTTGTATATTCAGATACAAAGAATCGGTCTTTCATAGGCACGGGCAATTTTATAAGTCATGACTGCTATTGgaattattttttgaagaagCATATGTCTTTCATAGGCACGGGCAATTTTATAAGTCATGACTGCTAttggaattattttttaaagaagcaAATGACCAATAAATGAGCATTTCCAAAAGTTTTCTCAACCTAATCACCTATTTGGATACTGCTGTTCTCCATGGATGGCAGAAATGTTTAATTAGTATTAAACTAAATGATGCTAGAATACTTCCAACATTTTCCAATACAATAATACACGGTCATGACTTAGCTGTCAACTCAAAGCAAGCAGAATATATATGATTTGTCTCAAAGAtcactttataaataaataaaaaaaactgtgtCATACCTTCACAAAATCATCGTATTCAACAACAACAGAGTCTGCTCGATCATCAGTGCTAGAAGAATCTGAATCTGAACTCAAAACCTACACAAAAACAAGTAAACAAGTCTAAGCACCTTGTCTAATCAATGTAGCAACCATGATTCATCACAAAAACCATTAGGTTGCATAAATGCTTCCACCAGCTAATTCAGCAACAAGGTTGAACTCAAATGAGCTACCTTGCATTTTGCAGCATGGAACCAAGCATCTGCACATAAAGCATACATGTCTGCTCCTGTGAAGTTTGGGGGACATTTCTTTGCTATTGAGTAAAGTGAAACGTCTTTATGCAATTTGAACTTTCGTGTTAGTGCTTTGAGTACCCTgggaaaagagaaaattaagCTTCAAAGAGAAGCGCATCACATCACTAAATTTTACATAATGACCATGAAAGAGAAATGACAAGAAAACCAACCGCTCCCTATAAGATGCATCAGAATTAACTCCAATGTATAGCAGCTTATCAAATCTACCAGGCCGTAAAAGCGCTGGGTCAATTAGATCAGGTCTGTTGCTTGCCCCTATTATAAACAGATCCTAAAAGCCAGAATGATTAAACAAGGGAAACTTTTTAGGTTtaagcaaaagaagaaaactaaatACTAGTATAAATTTGAATGCAAGCCAAGTAAGAATGTAGGATAAATTACCTGTGTTGAATCATTTAGGCCATCAATCTCTGCAAGCATCTAGGACAAGGGAAAGTTTCCATGTTAAGTATTATAAATGGAATAAGAGAAAAGGAATTTGCCAAGTTCTATAGAAAAAATAATCTTCACCTGAGAAACCACTCTGTCCATAACTCCTCCAGAATCCCCAGAGGCCCCCCGAGCTGGAGCAAGAGAATCAAGTTCATCAAAGAAGATAACACATGGGCGAGCTGATCTGGCCTGCAAGGCATGTACAGTATTACAAATTTTGCACCGATGAAAAATTCTGAAATCTAAGTAATagtcacccccccccccccccaaaacaaaaaaaaaaaagcaagagaaATATTGCATAAAACAAGAAGGATATTTTACCTTCTGGAAAATGTCTCGAACATTCTTCTCTGACTCTCCAATGTACATGTTGATCAGCTCAGGTCCTTTTACGCTGAGAAAGTTTAGGGAACACTCGGTTGCAACAGCTTTTGCTAATAAAGTCTGAGGTTTGAAACACAAGAATAACAAACAGATGTTATGAAGCAggtaattaataaaaagaaaaaaaaaaaaaaagtggcaagtTAAAAGAACATCATATAACTGAAACAACAGAACATACTTTTCCAGTTCCAGGAGGACCATAAAGAAGAACACCAGAGCGCTTACGCAACCCAGACGAAAACAAGTCCTTATGCAAGAGAGGCAACTGCATATACGACAAATAAGAATCACTTCAATAATTCAGAACCAATAAGAAGTTAGATAGCAGCGGATTTTCAAGCCTACTTTTTATGTTTCATAATGTTGTTGAAGAACTACTGACTTTGATTAACAATCTCTTTCTTGGGCAATGAGGTGAAGAAGGtccaacataaaaaaaaaggtggtgaAGAGAGTATTTGAACTCCTGGAGTTGTGGACTCGACCTGGGTAAAGTATTATGAGACTATCGATGTgcaatatattaatttaaaatacatTGTAAAAAGTTTGACTCTTATCAATTAATGCACGGCAAGAAACAGGATAGGACAAGCTCCTAGCTTTCAGTCAAAAACATTTGATTCATGCAGATTCAGTAAATTTGTCATTTCATTTTTGGGTTGCCGGGGGTGCAGTTTGTAATACTAAATCTAACATGCTTTTGGAtcctgataaaaaaaaaagcagtctTTATGCatattatcaaacaaaaagGCAGCAGAGATAAAAGAACCCACCTGAACAGTgtccaaaattgatttcttcaCATCCTCAAGCCCACCAACATCTTCCCATTTCACATTAGGAACCTATAGCAGATAATggaaaagagaatatttataaataaataaataaaataaacccgCAAGCAGCAGTACATCTCTCTAAGAATGATATTTCTCACAATAAAATACCttttacaaaatgaaaaaaaaaaagaaaaaaaagaaaactgcaACACAAGACACCAGCATTATGCATGGTGACATAAGATAAGAATATGAAGCCAACTTAGCTGACTTAACTTACCTTCGGAGTGCCCAATGCTGATGCATTCCTTTTCTTTGATCGTTCCAATGCTTTGGTCATGCCTTCCTTCCTCAAGACCTGTGGTGCAACTTCATGTGAATCACTATGTAGTTCCTTGGGCTCAACCTTTTCATTTGGTACATTTCCACTGGGAATTAAGTTTGCACCAGCATCAGCAATCAAAGCACATAAATCTCTAGGCATGAACCCAGATGTCTGCCCCACAATTTCCTTTATAAAATCCTCTGAACCAGTCTGCAAGAAGCAATATTCTGACCCATCACAGTTAAACAGTCATgatcaaaagaacaaaaagtaTGACCAACATGTAAGATATTCCTAAAGAGAGATATAGGAACAGTTTGGGCCCTCAATGACCTCaaccaatgaaacaacaaatgcaattaaaaaatgaagggaTACAATCCGTTGTGTCATAGGCTCCTTATTATCACCCTAGTTAAAACTGATTcggttatataatttttttttttttttaatcccataACACTTTTTGAACATATCCAAAGACATCTGTAGACGGATAATTCCAGACAGTAAGACATGGACATTTCACATACAAGGAACAAGTCAACAACAATCTTTTAACAACACCTACTGAAGTATTATATGCATCAATTGACATTAGTCCACAAAAGCTATTAAACATAAAacatacaaaagaaaacaatgcGTTCGCTTACATTAGACAGGAGCTCAGACACACTTTGCAGCGACTGGGAAAGCATTTCAACCCTTTGTTCTTCAGTCAAAGGACCCATACTTATTTCATGGCTAAAGCAACGCCTTATGGTTGGAGGTAGACCTTCAGAACTGTCAGCAGCCGCAACTAACAACACTCTGTGCCTTCTTACCTTTCCAACATCCTTCATGTTCTGCATCAGCAGAGCATCAGAGTTAACATCTTGACAGACAGTATGAACAGTAAGTCTTGTTCTTgagaataaaataagaaaatttcacTATGTAGACATTTCCTTTTCTCAATTTAGATTACTCTTCTTACACACACTCACAAGGAAAACCTTTGGATGCCCCCCAAAGTCGACTAAAACCATCTCCATTACATGGGCATCTAAGAGGGCATAATATCACAATTATCTCTTGTATTTCAAACCTTTTCAAAAAAGGACATAAGATAATATCCAAAGGGGTAGCAAATTCATTCAGAAACCACACCTTGTTAAGTGAAGGTCACTGGTCTGACTCTCCCCTACTCTTGGGGCTACTCATTCACtaatccaaaaatataaattctgTAAGAAAGATGACAGATGCTATCCTTAGGTATAAAAAAAGGTATAATGTATGAGTTTCAGCATCATAATATGAAGGAATCCAATTCCAATATCAACACGTGTTATGAAATATTTGTTGGGTGCTTTGAAGTACTTTAGTCTCTTCAAAGGAGACTGTTTAACCTCCCATTTATTGGTCAGGCCAAGCTAACAAGGTTCCACAGAAGTAAATTTGGAAACAAATTTTGTTGCAGTGTGGTTCTCAACTTTTTAAGAGTTCTAGGCACCAAAAATCGTCAGCCTCCACCAcgtctattttcaaaaaaagggATTTCTTCTGATCCCCCACCTCCCCCCTCTGTTCTTGCCATTATTTCAATTAACAAAAATCTAGTATCTAacggaaaagaagaagatgaagaagaaagaaatgcaaaaaaCTTAGGTTTTATCATTTAGCTTGCAATCATTCAAGAGGAGCgtccaataaaaaaaaccatagcACATCAAATAGTTGCATCTTACAGAATCATCATTAGGTTCCCCTTCAGAATAAATGTCTTCATCCTCAGTGACTGGCTCTGAGAATTTCCGAATAACTGATGCTACTTCTGAAGTGATGCCTACTTGATCATTTGGTGAACCCTCATGAGAGCCTAAATTTCGGAAAACATCAAAATGGCGGAGAAGAAGAATTGTTGGCAAGTATctgttaaaaaaacaaaacaacaggCAAAAAATGGaaacatcaatattattttcttcttttcccccAATTTTGGGCCATGGAACAACAATATCAAAAACCGAACCAACGACAACAATATTGTATGGCCAGATGTAACAAAGACACCCATTACTAGATGAAATGGTAGAAGGCCACTCGGTACAAAAAGTAAAAGGATGGGATAACAAGTGAACCTCCCAGTTTGGCAGTCATAAAATGCTTTATGGACCCAAAGTTACTCAtacaaaataacataattacTGGAAGGTCATTGAATATCACTGTAGTAGAATAGTAACCATGCATAACCCCTTTTTGCATAAGGGAGCACAGTTGCAAGCAATTAACAGTAGGGCAAAAGGCATAAATTCTggaaaaactttattttaacaTACTCAGCGTGCTCAACTGCTACCTTTGAGCTGTATTGAAAGCTTGAGCTAAAGCAACAGATGCTTTTCTTTCAGAGGGTGCTATCAGATTATGACAGCTATATTCCACTACATGCAGGCCCAATCGACGAGCAACATATCTGACCACAGTCCTCTTCCCACATCCTGCAACAGGTATTGGATCAGAACCCACCAGAACCACACAATTATACACATGCAAACAGAATCAATGTCATTGTTTTGGTACAGATTTTCTATTATAACCAATGATAGCTCACAGGGATACTAAACTGAACATTTGTTTATGCATGCAGTAAACTATATGAAGACAACAGATCAGGTAACATAAAACAAACCTGCCAAACCATGTAGTAAAACAGAAACTCTGAATTTTGAAGAAAGTGCTGACGGGCAAAGAGGTGGTGTAAGAATGGAGGCCAAAATTTTCACTGTATCTCCCTGCAAAGGTGGAAAACCTTTTGGTCCAGCAATCAACAAATCTGGGGGAACAGCAGAAGGAACACTTCCCCCAAGCACAAGGGCAGTTTGGGTGCTATTTACTCGAAGAAATTTTTCATCTGATGGTTCCAGAGCTACAACCTGAGGACATAAATTACATTGTCAAAAGAACCGGACCTACTTATGACAATCCTCAAGCACCTGTACGACCATAAAAGAATACAGGGATATTTACCTTGAAGTAGATGATGTTATCACTTCTATTTTGTGACTTTTGGTTGCAAGGAATGCAAGTAATTGAATTGCAATTCCAATTTATGCAaatgctgaaaatatcacctcTTGCTAGATACCTATCTGCTTCAAAGTATTTCTGTAGCGCCAAGTCAATCATATCTTGACGATCTTCAGCCTCAATAGATGACCTTACTTTGAGAGTCTCAAGAGTACCACAT
Coding sequences within:
- the LOC142614030 gene encoding peroxisomal ATPase PEX6, whose amino-acid sequence is MVERRKPLVLSSTKLLINSVLSSSSPSPPPQLADRVEDDVSGGTLQLRAGILRFPRDKIVISSHHSNLASLDDAALVGLSTCALKRLSITSASLVLVKNIETNVQRIAQVVVLDPPGMHEAAHGIKLSTFGCSHTMCVFPSATFAPEGCLQMGVEVAYLSPILAFNLDLHVLCLNSLVHGGQETLASYFQAKVDDETSGEVIEGSGISVGLESLARLPRYASHLRASFVKIPECGTLETLKVRSSIEAEDRQDMIDLALQKYFEADRYLARGDIFSICINWNCNSITCIPCNQKSQNRSDNIIYFKVVALEPSDEKFLRVNSTQTALVLGGSVPSAVPPDLLIAGPKGFPPLQGDTVKILASILTPPLCPSALSSKFRVSVLLHGLAGCGKRTVVRYVARRLGLHVVEYSCHNLIAPSERKASVALAQAFNTAQRYLPTILLLRHFDVFRNLGSHEGSPNDQVGITSEVASVIRKFSEPVTEDEDIYSEGEPNDDSNMKDVGKVRRHRVLLVAAADSSEGLPPTIRRCFSHEISMGPLTEEQRVEMLSQSLQSVSELLSNTGSEDFIKEIVGQTSGFMPRDLCALIADAGANLIPSGNVPNEKVEPKELHSDSHEVAPQVLRKEGMTKALERSKKRNASALGTPKVPNVKWEDVGGLEDVKKSILDTVQLPLLHKDLFSSGLRKRSGVLLYGPPGTGKTLLAKAVATECSLNFLSVKGPELINMYIGESEKNVRDIFQKARSARPCVIFFDELDSLAPARGASGDSGGVMDRVVSQMLAEIDGLNDSTQDLFIIGASNRPDLIDPALLRPGRFDKLLYIGVNSDASYRERVLKALTRKFKLHKDVSLYSIAKKCPPNFTGADMYALCADAWFHAAKCKVLSSDSDSSSTDDRADSVVVEYDDFVKVLDELSPSISMSELKKYDLLRDQFEGASK